From Deltaproteobacteria bacterium CG11_big_fil_rev_8_21_14_0_20_42_23, one genomic window encodes:
- a CDS encoding tRNA-specific adenosine deaminase, which yields MIAQFDIDMMQKALKEADLAAGKNEVPIGAVAVLNGECIATAHNLRESSQDPFAHAECLLLKKVSERLNCWRLEGLEVYVTCEPCPMCAGALLQARVKRLVYGCKDPKAGVCGSLYNFLEDKRFNHQVEVLGGVLEEECAERLSLFFRQLRKLCKRTIEIW from the coding sequence ATGATAGCTCAATTTGACATCGACATGATGCAGAAAGCCTTGAAAGAAGCTGATTTGGCAGCCGGGAAAAATGAAGTTCCCATCGGAGCTGTTGCAGTTTTGAACGGCGAGTGCATTGCGACGGCGCATAACTTGAGAGAAAGTTCTCAAGATCCTTTTGCACATGCAGAATGTTTGTTGCTGAAAAAAGTAAGTGAGCGTCTAAACTGTTGGCGCCTCGAAGGTCTGGAAGTGTATGTCACCTGCGAGCCTTGTCCTATGTGCGCTGGCGCGTTGTTGCAAGCGAGAGTGAAACGCTTGGTGTATGGATGCAAAGACCCTAAAGCAGGAGTTTGTGGTTCACTGTATAACTTCTTGGAAGATAAACGTTTTAATCATCAAGTTGAAGTGCTTGGTGGTGTGTTGGAAGAAGAGTGTGCAGAACGCTTAAGTCTCTTTTTTCGTCAGTTGAGGAAGTTGTGCAAGAGGACAATAGAAATTTGGTAG
- a CDS encoding aminotransferase — MSRYRKNYLLTPGPTMIPPSVHEARAKGVPHHRTPQFMQLIKSVHEELKYLFTTKNEVYSMTASGTGAMEAAVCSLLAPGDLAICIDGGKFGERWVELCKHFGAEAIVVHVERGDAPNPAQLEDALKKYPQAKAVFTHLTETSTGATFDVKAMGAIVAKTDAVFVVDSISGLISEEFRMDEWHVDIAVGASHKGVMLPPGLGFLAVSEKAWKKIDATRNSSYYFDLKRYRKGHNNGEHPFTPAVDLYTQLCESMKMIHEETMEGLWKRHAWLGNATRKAMLSLGLELFAKHPCNVLTAVKAPDGIDGGKLVKTMRDDLGVSIAGGQSEMKGKIFRIAHLGYVDRFDMITAIAGLEMALKRMGYPVELGTGVKVAQDLLIDDPA; from the coding sequence ATGTCACGCTACAGAAAGAATTATCTACTCACCCCTGGCCCAACTATGATTCCGCCGTCTGTTCACGAGGCAAGAGCCAAAGGTGTTCCGCATCACAGAACTCCGCAATTTATGCAATTGATTAAGTCAGTGCATGAAGAGTTAAAATATTTATTCACCACAAAAAATGAAGTGTACTCGATGACTGCATCCGGAACTGGCGCCATGGAAGCTGCCGTTTGTTCACTGCTTGCTCCAGGAGACCTGGCCATTTGTATCGATGGCGGAAAATTTGGGGAACGTTGGGTTGAACTCTGCAAACACTTTGGCGCAGAAGCTATTGTAGTGCATGTTGAACGTGGCGATGCTCCAAACCCTGCTCAACTTGAAGATGCCCTAAAAAAGTATCCTCAAGCAAAAGCAGTGTTTACGCACCTTACCGAGACTTCAACTGGTGCAACTTTCGACGTAAAGGCAATGGGAGCAATCGTTGCAAAAACTGATGCCGTCTTTGTGGTAGATTCCATTTCAGGATTAATCTCTGAAGAATTCCGCATGGACGAGTGGCATGTAGACATCGCCGTTGGTGCATCACACAAAGGCGTTATGCTTCCTCCAGGCCTTGGCTTTTTGGCTGTCTCAGAAAAAGCATGGAAAAAAATTGATGCCACCCGCAACAGCAGCTACTACTTCGATTTAAAGCGATACCGAAAAGGCCACAACAACGGCGAACATCCTTTCACCCCTGCAGTTGATCTTTATACACAACTTTGCGAATCCATGAAAATGATCCACGAAGAAACTATGGAAGGCTTATGGAAGCGCCACGCTTGGCTTGGAAACGCAACGCGAAAAGCCATGCTTTCACTTGGCCTCGAACTTTTTGCAAAACATCCTTGCAATGTTCTCACCGCGGTTAAAGCTCCAGACGGTATCGATGGTGGAAAACTGGTAAAAACAATGCGCGACGATCTTGGCGTAAGCATCGCCGGCGGACAATCCGAGATGAAAGGCAAAATTTTCAGAATTGCACATCTTGGCTATGTTGATCGATTCGATATGATCACCGCCATTGCT